The genomic interval CACGGCCAGCAGTGACATCGCACGCCCCTGTATGATGTCACACCCGCCGTCACACGGCCAGCAGTGACGTCGCACCACCCAACGCGTGGCTGCAGCACATCACGCGAGCCACCTCCCACCCACGCCGTGCTGCGCGCGCTCGCGTGATGTCACGCCAGCCGTCGCACGGCCCTGCAGCCATGTCACGTGCGCGCCCATACGATGTCACACGAGCCACCGCGCGCCTGCCGGTGACGCCGCACGTGCGTGCGTGACATCACCGCCAGGGATCACCCACCCCGTGACCATCCCACCATGCACCCGTACGATGTCACGCCAGCCACGGCGCGCCTGCCGGTGACGTCGCACGTGCGCGTGTGACATCACCGCGTGACCATCCCACTTCGGCACTGCTGTGACCTCACCGCTCCGGCGGGTGACGTCGAAGGCACCAAGCGCAGGCCGGGCCTCTGGCAGGGGCGTTtattggggcgggggggggaccggggcggcggggggaccccggggacggggcccggctgcgggggggaccccggggggcgcatgcgggggggcggcgggggcgaaGCGGGGGCTCCTGGGCctcggcgggcggcggggggctcggcggccAGGGGGGTCCGGCGAGCGCCTGGCGGCCCCTGCAAGCAAGGAGAGAGCAGTCAGCCCTGGgcccgcaccctgcctgcaccctgcccgcaccctgcgtctgcaccctgcctgcaccctgctgctgcatcctgcctgcgccctgcctgcgccctgcctgcaccctgtgcctgcaccctgcgcctgcaccctgcctgcaccctgctaCTGCaacctgcaccctgcctgcaccctgcctgcaccctgctcctgcaccctgcctgcaccctgctcctgcaccctgctcctgcaccctgcgcctgcaccctgctcctgcaacctgcaccctgcctgcaccctgccccccacctgcaccctgcctgcaccctgcgcctgcaccctgcctgcaccctgctgctgcAACATGCACCCTTCCTGCACTCTGCCTGCACCCTGTGCCTGCaacctgcaccctgcctgcaccctgctgctgcAATCTGCTGCTGCAAcctgagccctccctgcaccctgcccgcaccctgcctgcaccctgctgcaACCTGcccacagcctgcctgcaccctgcctgcaccctgctgctgcagcctgctcctgcaccctgcccacagcctgCCTGCATTCTGCTTGCACCCTGCTCCtgcatcctgctgctgcagcctgcaccctgctcctgcaccctgcccacaccctgctcctgcaccctgctgctgcACCCTCTCCATGCCTtgtctcctccctgccagcactcctgcctgcaccctgcccacagcctgcctgcaccctgcccctgccctcttTGCACCCTGCCCAcgccctgctcctgcagcttgcaccctctccctgctctcccccggcccactccctgcctgcaccctgcccgtGCCCTACTTGCAGCCCGCccacaccctgcctgcaccttgcctgtgccctgctcctgcacccttgttctgcctgcaccctgccctcACCCAGCAGCCGGGAGCCTGGGGGGCCGGTGGGGGCACCCAgcctgcacccccgggcagTGGACCCCGGTGCAGTACaggggtgaccccccccccccagccagggTGCGACCCTGCTCAGCCCACCCTGGcgagcagccctgaggagcttcccagcccctgcagctggcagctgcttccCCACGGCATCCCCACGGATTCCAACTGCATCCCCATGGCATCCCGACAGCATCCCCACGGCATCCCCACTGCATCCCAACTGCATGCCCACTGTATCCCCATTGCATTCCCACTGCATCCCAACTGCATCCCCATGGCATCCCCATTGCATTCCCAGTGCATCCCCATTGCGTTCCCAGTGCATCTCCACTGTATCCCCATTGCATCCTCACTGCATCCCAACTGCATCCCCACTGTATCCCCATTGCATTCCCATGGCATCCTCACTGCATCCCAACTGCATCCGCACTGCATCCCAGTTTCATCCCCACTGCATATCTACTGTATCCCCATTGCATCCCCACTGAACCCCAACTGTATCCCCAGTGCATCCTCACTGCATCCTCAGTGTATCCCCAGTGCATCCCCACTGTATTCCCACTGCATCCTCAGTGTATCCCCACTGCATCCCTGCTGAATCCCCATTGCATTCCCATGGCATCCCCACTGTATTCCCATTGCATCCTCACTGCATTCCCAGAGCATCCTCACTGCATCCCAACTGCATCTGCACTGCATCCCGATTTCATCCCCACTGCATATCTACTGTATTCCCACTGTATGCCCACTGCATCCTCACTGCATCCCCACTGCATCCCCACTGCATCCCTGCTGAATCCCCATTGCGTTCCCAATGCATCCGCACTGTATCCCCACTGCATCCCTGCTGAATCCCCATTGCATTCCCAATGCATCCCCACTGTATTCCCATTGCATCCTCACTGCATTCGCAGTGCACCCTCGCTGTATCCCTGCTGAATTCCCCTTGCATCCCCATTGCAtccccacagcatccctgcTGAATCCCCACTGCATTCCCAATGCATCCCCACTGCATTCCCAGTGCGCCCTCACTGTATCCCCACCGCATCCCTGTTACATCCCCACCATATCCCCCCTGCATCCACACCACATCCTTGCTTCATCCCAGTTTCATCCCAGCTGCATCCCAACTGCATCCCCACTGCATCCCAGCTGCATCCCCACTGCATCCCAGCTGCATCCCAGCTGCATCCCACCGGCCCCGCCACGCCCCTCGCGGCCGAGCCGGCagcccgccctccccgccgctaACCCCAAAGCAGCCTGCCCGTAGCCGGTGCTGGTCCCCGCTCCACTCGCCACGCCGGCACGGCACGGGGCACGGCACAACCGCTCCCCCCGGGCCCCGATGCCACGCGGCCTCGGCACCGTGGGCGCTTTTTAAATTTACCTTTTCCTGCCAGGAGACTGTGacacaggcttttaaaaatagcatgtgCTGAGACGAGGCGTTCGGGGGTGGTGTTGCTAAGGGAGAAATTCAATTCAAATCTAGGGCTTCGCCTTCCCATGCTAACTACTACGGCGCGCTCCCCAAAAttagggcaggcaggggctgcctgctgcctgcccgcgGCGTTCGCCTcttgggaagagggaaaaaaaaaaaaaaaaaatccccttctCCATCCCGAATCGGCGCGGGGGAAGGATGCTCGGAGCAGCATCCTTCGAAAACCGGCGGGGGGTAGGGGAGATTTGGGGCGTACCTAGTCGCCGTTGCGGAGGTCGCCGCCGCGGGTGCTGTTGGCGCACTCGGCGTCCTTGGTTTTCCGATCGATCTCGCCCCCTTTGATCTTCTTGCGGGTCATATGGCCGCGGAAACTGGCCTGGATCTTGGCGGCCGCCGCGTTGGCGTCGGGATCGTCCAAGGGGATGTCCAGGATGTCCTCGTCCAGCTTCGTGCAGGCTCCCTCCTGCCGGCGGCAACGGGAAGGGTGACGGCCGGCGGCACCCCAAAAAGGGCGCCCGCCCGCCAGCCGAACCCTTAGATAAGGCGCTAAACCTGCCCTTGTGCTACAAGTGAGGGGGCTTCGCCAAAAGTCAGGGGGCTTTGCTAAAAATGTGGGCCCTTGGCTAAAAATGAGGGCCCTTTGCTAAAAAATGAGGGTCCTGTGCTAAAAGCGAGGGTCCTTTGCTAAAAATTGGGGTTCTTTGCTAAAAATGAGGGTCCTTTGCTAAAAATGAGGGGTCTTTGCtaaaacttcaggttttttgcTAAAAAATGAGGGTCCTTTGCTAAAAATTTGGGGGTCTTTGCTAAAAATGAGGGGTCTTTGCTAAAACTTTGGGCTTTTTGCTAAAAACGAGGGCCCTTTGCTAAAAACTGGGGTTCTTTGCTAAAAATGAGGGTCCTTTGCTAAAAATTGGGGTTCTTTGCTAAAAACTTGGGTCTTTGCTAAAAATGAGGGGTCTTTGCTAAAACTTTGGGCTTTTTGCTAAAAATGAGGGTCCTTTGCTAAAAGTGAGGGGGTCTCTGGTAAAAATTAGGGGTCTTTCCTAAAAATTAAGATCCTTTAATAAAAGTGAGGGTCCTTTGCTAAAAACGAGGGGTCTTTGCTCAAAATTTGGGTTCTTTGCTAAAAGGGAGGGGTCCTTTGCTAAAAATCAGGGTTCTTTATTAAAATGAGGGTCCTTTGCTCAAAATTAGGGTTCTTTGCTAAAAGTGAGGGTCCTTTGCCCAAAATTTGGGTTCTTTGATAAAAGGGAGGGTCCTTTGCCCAAAATTTGGGTTCTTTGCTAAAAGGTAGGATTCTTTGCTAAAAATCAGGGTCCTTTGCTAAAAGTGAGGGCTCTTTGCTAAAAATTCGTGTCCTTTGCTAAAAGTGGGGGTCCTTTGCTCAAAATGGGGGTCCTTTGCTAAAATTTAGGGTTCTTTGCTAAAACTCAGGGTCCCTTGCAGGTGTCTCGGGGGGGGTTGCAGCCGAAGGCGCAGCGGGGGGAAGCCGCTTCACCCCCCCGCTCAGCCCTAAATCCCCCCCGGACCACCCGCCCGCAAGAAGCCggagcccaggcagccccgccggggccggatCCAGCTTCCCGGAGCGTGGTGATACGGGGAGAGGAGCACCCATGAGAGCAGAAGGTGGGTTGTAGGGGGGTGGATTTTGGCACAGGAGGGGGGTCACGGTGCGCAAGCCGAGCtggctgtgcctcagtttccccttcccttgcagCCTGTTGCATCCACCCGCATCCCTGCTCAGGGCTTCGGCCGAAAACACCAGGAAATTTGGGAACGGAGCGATGCCGGCGAGGGGGGCACCCCCCACAGTCCAAGGATAAATCACTGCAGCCCACTCCCCTCCTGCCGCATCCCACCGGAGCAGTTGGACCCGGTTTtagatggggggggggaaaaaaaaaaaaacccacggGAAAACCGAATGAGATGGGAGCGAGCCGGCGTTGGACGCTCTGGTGTCGGCAGCGGTGCGGGTGCAGCCTTTGCATCGCCCCGGGAGCGTTTTAaaggaggttttggggttggggttttttttttgggggggggggggggggttggtaTTTGGAAGCTGCAgatttgggggcggggggggatgcTCTTCCCCTCGGAGCGTGCCACGGCTCCGCAAAGTTGCTGGGGGTTGTTTTATGGTCGCGAAAGGTGAAGGGAGCGAaagagcggcggcggcggtggcttTAAGTGACGGGTCCGAGGTGGAAATGATATGTCCAGGGTGGAAATGTTATAGCCAGGAGAGAACCTATAGCCAGGGGAGAAATCCTATATCTGGGTGGGAGGAAAGCCTATAGCCAGGAGAGAAATCCTGTATTCAGCGGAGAAATCCTATATTCGGGGGAGAAATCCTATATATGGGGGAGGAAACCTATACCCAGGGGAGAAAAACCTATATGTAGGGGGAAGAAATCCTATATCTAGGGGAGAAATCCTATATTCAGGGGAAGAGAAACCTATATGTCAGGGGAGCATAGCCTATATCCAGGGGAGAAATCCTATGCACAGGGGGTAAGGACCTATATCCAGGGGAGAAATCCTATATCCAGGGGAGAAATCTATATATCTAGGGGAGAAATCCTATAGCCAGGGGAGAAATCCTATAGCCAGGGGGGAGAAATGCTGCATGCAGGGTGTGAAAACCTATATCCAGGGGAGGAATCCTATATCTTGGGGGGGAGAAATCCTATATGCAAAGGGTGAAAACCTGCATCCAGGGGAGAAATCCTATATCCGGGGGGGGCGAAACCTACATCCACGGGGAGAAATCCTATATTCAGAGGGAGAAATCCTATATATGGGGGGGAAATCCTATGTTCAGGGGAGAAATTCTATAtccagggaggaaaaaaatcctatatCCAGGGGGGCTTTGCCCCTCTGGAGGTGCCCAGGAGGGCAGATGGGGGTTTCGGGCTGCGCTGCCAGATgaacaggagggggaaaaaggaaaaaaagggggggaaacgaagggaaaaaagggagaaaagggggaaaaggatgtGGTTTTCTACCGGATCAGCTCCCCGAGCCGGCTGGGCGGCGAGGGGTGCTCACCCtcgggtggggagggaggggtgcagccccccgcTCACCCCAATTTTCCCCTTTATCCATAAAGCAACCCCCGATCCCACCTGGAGagtaatttgggggggggggggagaaaaagctgaataaaaGCAGCCCCCCCTAGTCTGGCCGCTGGATTTGGGGACGGCGGTGAGACTTTCCTGAGCGGGATGTGGGGCGGGATGGGAAGGGGGGATTTTGGTGGGGGGTGGACATGGGCCTGGGGGTTTGCAGCAGCGCTGGGAGCGGGGACGCGGAGTTGGTTGAGCTCTTGGGTGCAGCACCCATGGCAGCatcaccccccccacccccgctgcCCCTTGCAAACAGCCCCCCAGCCTCTGCCGCCCCCCTAAATCCCCTCCGCCGCCCCCGGACCCCGCTCTGCAGTGGGGACCAAGAATAATAATCCTcataaaaggcagaaaagcaagatgctggggggggggggaagggggaaaaagggggagcACCTACATTGCAGCAGTCCATGGCGGAGGACGGTGGGTGGGCAGCGATGGGCGAGGGGCTCTGGCAGGGTCTCGGGTCCCCGGCAGCTCTCCCGGCGCAGGTGGCAAGTTGAGCGGAGCCGCTTGCCTACGTAATGCGCTTTCCTCCGGGCGAGCCTATCAGCCCTACACCCCTGCCAGGCTTTTTGGTGTCTGTGTGGTTGGTGGggaggtgtttcttttttttttttttttttttccctccccccccggcttctctctctctcttttttttttttttttttttaaaaaacctccTCCAATTTTATTTCGCAGCCTCCGACTCCCTCCGAACGCTTAAAGGAGCCGTGGCAGCTCGCGGTCAGGAGTTTCGCGTGATACCAAAACCGACACGCGGAGGATGCCATCGAATCGCTCGCGCGGCTCTCGGGTCTCGCCCTCAGCGTGGCGGGTTTAATAGGGCCGTGCTGAAATTtgcagcaatttctttttttttttttgcccccccccccccccccccccaagccacAGAAAATAGGTGATTTTTTAGGGGAGGAGGACGCTTGGACTGCAGCAATGCTGGAGGAGGGGGTTGTCCCCCCGCTCCCAGGGTTTGTTTGCACGGGGGGCAAAACCTTCCCACCCTTAGGGCTTGGTCCCGAAGGagggtgaggatgaggatggtgagGAAGGGTGGGTATGGAGGGACACCGCGTCCCACCGAGCACCCGCCGAAGCCCAGGGGTGACATGCCCGTACGTGGGCTCCACGCAGAGGAGGGGCGTCcaattttggggtttgggggtcccttccCAGCGCACACAAGCATCCCACACCCCTCCCAAATTTGGGGTCTTTCCCAGCCAGACCCACAAACCCAGCCATTTTTCCAGCCCTCGGTGCTATCTGCGGACCTCGCTTTCGCCCTCGGACCACGCCGAGGTGCCAGGGCCAGCGGGCGAGACAGGGGGACCCCAGAAAAaaggggggacccccagggctgcagcccgcagccccccacaTCGCCCGCCTCGCTCGCCTCTAATCCGGGTTTGGGAGTTGCTAAGCAACCGCATAAGTCGCCCGTGGGCTCCGCACGCCAATGACTGCTCCGGCCGGCCCCCGAAACGCTGTGTGGCCCCCCCAGCTGGGCTccggcaccccccggcccgccggcgcAGCCGGGCCTCGCCAGCTCTCCCCAGACGGGCTTGCTCacggggctgagccctgctcaGGGGTCTGGTGGCACTGACCTTCCTCTTTGACATCATCATCACCAGCACTGTTAGCATCCCTCTCCCATTGACATCACTGTCCCCATTCCTGGCGCTGTCACTGTCCCCACTGCTGCCACCAGCCCTGtcgctgtccccatccctgtcctcacCCCCGTCACCTCCACcaccatccctgtccccatcctgaccagcatccttgtccccatcatcatcatccccatccccatcatcatcatccccatccccatcatcatccccatccccatcatcATCATCCCTATCCCCATCatcatccccattcccatcatCATCATCCCTATCCCCATCATTATCCCtatccccatcctcatccccttccctgtccccatccccaccatcaTCCCCATCATGATCCCAGCCCCCAttcctgtccccgtccccctcaTCATCCCCAGCCCCAATTTCAACCCCACCATCTCTGTCCCTATCCTTGTCCCCAagctcatccccatccccgacCATGTCACCATctttgtccccatccctgtccccgtcacCATCCCCATCATCACCCTcatccctgtcctcatcttTGTGCCTACTATCAGCCCTGTCTgcatccctgttcccattcccatccctgtctccatcTCTGTCCCGGAGGCCACTCCAGCTGGGGTGCAGGCGGTGGCATCCCCTGCCCCCTGACAGCCCAGGGGCACCCAGAccaccctgctccccatcccatcccaccccatcccgtCCTATCCCGTCCtatcccaccccatcccatcccgtcctgTCCTGTCCAGTCCCATCCCAACCCAACCCATCCCATTCTGTCCCATCCCAcaccatcccatcccgtcctgtcccatctcatcccattctgtcccatcccatccccatcatcatcatccccatccccatcatcATCCCTATTCCCATCttgtcccgtcccatcccatcccatcccatcctgtcccgtcctgtcccatcccgtcccatcccatcctatcccatcccatcccatcctgtcccgtCCCATCCTGTCCtatcccatcccgtcccatccctatccccatcccatcccattctATCCCATCCcgtcctgtcctgtcccatcccatcccatcccatcccatcccatcccgtcccatcccgtcccatcctgTTCTGTCCCATTCtatcctgtcccatcccatcccatcccgtcctgtcccgtcccatcccattctgtcccatcccatcccatcccatcccatcccatcccatcccatcccatcccttcccttcccatcctatcccatcccatcccatcctgtcctgtcccgtcctgtcccatcctgtcccatcccatccctatccccatcccatcccattctATCCCATCCcgtcctgtcctgtcccatcccgtcccatcccatcccatcccatcccgtcccatcccgtcccatcctgTTCTGTCCCATTCtatcctgtcccatcccatcccatcccgtcctgtcccgtcccatcccattctgtcccatcccatcccatcccatcccatcccatcccatcccatcccatcccatcccttcccttcccatcctatcccatcccatcccatcctttcctatcccatcccatcctgtcctaTCCCGTCCTGTCCCGTCCCATccctatccccatcccatcccaccccatcctgtcccatcccatcctgtcccatcccatccctatccccatcccacccccatcccgtcccatcccatcccatcccgtcccgtcccgtcccgtccatcccatcccatcccatcccatcccatcccatcccatcccatcccatcccatcccatcccatcctgtcccatcccatccccatccccatcatcatcatcatccccatccccatcatcatccccgtccccgtcttttcccgtcccatcccatcctatcccatcccttcccatcccatcccttcctatcccatcccatcctgtcctatcccatcccatcctgtcctatcccgtcctgtcccatcccatcctgtcccatcccatccctatccccatcccatcccatcccaccccatcctgtcccatcccatcccatcccatcccatcccatcccaccccatcccatcccaccccatcccacacTTCACTGGCTGTTGGGGGTcaaccaccccccccagcagcacccagccaccCAAACCCCGCAGCGGGGGAGCTGGGTGCTCCCCTCACATCCCTCACATCCCCACCCACCGTCGGCACCCGGCTCTCCCTGCCGGAGCCGCTtttccaccaccacctcttCCCACCGGCGCAGCAGGGGGCAAAAATAGCTCTGCTCCAGAAAACCCCGCTCCGGCTTTCAGGAGAAGCCTCGGCCGCTCCGCTGGGATTTTTAGACTGGAAAATGAtccctttcccccccctttttttttttttagacccTCCAGATCCATTGCTGCCTGCTTGGGTGAGGGAAGCCGGGATGTTTTCGGGGGAGCTGAGCGGAAAGGGTTTTTGGGGTGACTCATGCATCAAGGATCTGGGAAAATTAGCCCCAAAACTAGGATGCAAAATGCTGGGAGGATCATCCCGGTACCGATAAACcccaaaaaatacagaaaaatgggGGGTTCGGAGCAAGAATGGAcggcaccccctccccaaaacctgctccggccgcggcccccccggtCCTGGCAGAGCCGCCAAGCGCCGGCGTCTCCCGCAGGCTGCGGCTGCGGAGGAGGGATGCGAAATGCCAGAACATTTCTAATCATTAACGGCGGGTTTTGAGCCCGTTCCAGGCTCTGCGTTTTTCCTCCCCGGGCCCCTTGCAtccaagaaaacaaactcaTCCCGGGGCGCAACACGGAGCGGAAGGAATATCGGGGCGATGCTTTTCCAGGTGCTCCGGCATCGCCTAAATCGGGATCCTGATAAAATAACTCGTGGTTTGGAAGGGAGGGGACGGGCGCGGTGGGTGGCGAGACCCACCGGAAACATCCCGCCATCGTGGTTGGAGATGGTGGCACcgaggtgttaaaaaaatccttaaaagtaaaagggggggaaaaaaaaagaggggaaaataaaaaaagggggaaaaaaaaaaaaaggaaagatgctgGAAAGGTGCCCTGGGCGGGCGGCGGTGCCGGCTGCCGAAGTGGGAGCCGGCAGCCGGCGAGGCGGTGCCGGGAGGGGGGTCAAGGCGTAGCCGCTTGGCAtcggccccggcgcggggtcCCCGCcagcttttttttggttttgttggttttcccccccccccatcttttccttcctgtttttccCAGGGCAGCCGCCGTGCCCCGTGCCACCGTGGGCGAGCGCCGCGCGCCGCATATGGCTGGCTCCCCCcggaaaaaaacaggaaaggggaaggggaggaggggcaAAACCGGGGTGAGGACAGGTGGGGGGGGTTCagcccacccccaaaaaaaagagcagccGGTTTCGACGCAAACCCCAtcacccctttatttttttttcagcgcCCGGCTGGATTTTGAAAGCGCTCCGGGTGGGAAAACCTGAATTTCACCGGGTGGAATGGCatggggggaccccccccggcgCTCCCCAAAATGCCGGGGAGGCATCTCAgctcttgggggggggggaggagaggagcaatGTCACATCCCTCCTTCTCGCGGGGACGCTATTAAATTTTTGACAACCTCCAGGGATGCAGGGGCCTAAATATAGAGCCTTAAAATATCATCTCgagctcagcccggctcctaaacctggggtggtttcttttttttttttcccgggAAGAAATCTCAGGTGAGAGTCGCTAATAACAGCGGGGACCTCATTAAtaaaaattctcattaaaaaagCGCCGCGGGGGCGGGACGGGAGATCGTCGCCCGCCCccaagagcagggcaggagcctggAGCGGGAATtacggggagggggggttgaGGCGTGGCACCTCCCTTTGGGTTCGGCTGTTGCCAAATGGGGGATTTGGGGCGCAGGTCGGGTCCCCGGGGAGGTGTCCTGGTTAAAAAGGGTTACGGAGGCGCGCTCCTCTTCGGCTGTGATTTTGCTCCTCGCTGTTGCATCGCGGTGAGGATTTTTGGGGAGGGATCGGGGGGTGTCGGTGCTGATGGGTGCCGTCTGCTCCCCCTGGCGCTGTTTTGGGCTCAGACAGCCCTGTTTTGGGTGCAGGCGTCGTGTCCCTTACCGCGTCCGTGGGTGCGACGCTGCTCGCCTGCTCCCCTGCCTtgtcctccttcttctccttgtCCTCCTTCTCCTCGTCCTTCTCTGGCTCCTgggggaaaagcaggaaaacctCAAATTTAAGCAATGTGGGAtaagggcagcggggccagggTGGGtgcgggggtcccagcccaggcACCCAAAATTCTCcggtggggtgggcagggagggcagcctACCTGGAAAGGGAACCGGGCGAGAAGCTCGTCCTCCAGCCGggctccccaggctgctgggtcGGCGGAGCTCTCTGGTGAAGGAGGAGGCTTGATGCCACGGGCAATGGGCACGCCGGGCAGGCCCGAGGCCACGGGCGATGGGCACGAGGGGAAGGTGCGGTGCCCCGAGCGATGGGCACATGGGGCAGGCATGACGCCCTGGGTGATGGGCACATGGGGCACGCACGATGCCGTGGGCGATGGGCACACGGCGCAGGCATGACACCCTGGGTGATGGGCACACAGGGCAGGCATGACGCCCTGGGCAATGGGCACGCAGGGCAGGCACAATGCCGTGGGCGATGGGCACATGGTGCATGCACGACGCCGTGGGCAATGGGCACATGGTGCATGCACGACGCCGTGGGCAATGGGCACATGGTGCACACACAATGCCCTGGGCGATGGGCACATGGGGCAGGCACGATGCCGTGAGTGATGGGCACATGGCGCAGGCACAACGCCGTGGGTGATGGGCACACGGGGCAGGCACGACGCCCTGGGCGATGGGCACACGGGGCAGGCATGACGCCGTGGGTGATGGGCACATGGTGCATGCACGACGCCCTGGGCGATGGGCACATGGGCAGGCACG from Pelecanus crispus isolate bPelCri1 chromosome 19, bPelCri1.pri, whole genome shotgun sequence carries:
- the NRGN gene encoding neurogranin, which gives rise to MDCCNEGACTKLDEDILDIPLDDPDANAAAAKIQASFRGHMTRKKIKGGEIDRKTKDAECANSTRGGDLRNGD